In the genome of Dermacentor variabilis isolate Ectoservices chromosome 5, ASM5094787v1, whole genome shotgun sequence, one region contains:
- the LOC142582163 gene encoding neprilysin-11-like — protein MRICVSDSCKEHAKRLLNTINTSVDPCKNFYAFVCGGWKREFPTLSVLEKMNQDAKKNEIMELGADLWQQGKAAQLYQKCADPQMPHSIVEIDALVHFMDDVGLVWPFKDSDDAPFHPLEVMLSMAASFDVNFQFRLQVMISKVIGNILIFRRRYNGVVWKHRLEHLMNTQQYAAVIHDHMAVLGLHNLKYDATLLQKLETFFTEATHYGNKGEQWWLTFDELDTKTPNIRDVEWHPLLNRQYSITLRRRWNPKDWVVVEDSLLLTKLDELFRTYNQSEIFMGTAWMFIQSHLWAATGKPELMFRDNVNENRQLACLEYVNSIFGLLSSTEYLTQLFPTNETRRGVYRFTQSLKNEFVSKVNRAAWIDREIAGMAIRKIKNTELNILPSEQFFVSYQRAALYGIFPDTSNFSFVISWLVSAEKYGRLQNDARFYDIYQKRRTFHQQPYTYAYLPNSVDAVMVAFEAPLFYINGTFAMNYAGSGFMLAREIAKTIDPLGTTVNLDGENIAWWGKTHSAEYYHRMQCQLGQESGLPEMGVFPAIPALEVSFSAFKTTIQQHFNRSDAVNDLRLEGLGEYGEDQVFFMTYCYALCSKEGDISSQQECNVPLRHFYPFAEAFKCPEGSPMNSKTKCTFFD, from the coding sequence ATGCGGATCTGCGTCTCCGACTCGTGCAAGGAACACGCCAAGCGGCTATTGAACACGATAAACACCAGTGTCGATCCCTGCAAGAACTTTTATGCGTTTGTCTGCGGCGGTTGGAAGCGGGAGTTTCCCACACTTTCTGTCCTTGAGAAAATGAACCAGGACGCCAAGAAAAATGAGATCATGGAGCTGGGTGCCGACCTATGGCAGCAAGGGAAAGCAGCCCAGCTGTACCAGAAGTGTGCCGACCCTCAGATGCCGCACTCTATCGTTGAGATTGATGCGCTCGTCCATTTCATGGATGACGTTGGGCTCGTGTGGCCCTTTAAAGATTCCGACGATGCCCCATTTCACCCGTTAGAAGTAATGCTCAGCATGGCGGCAAGCTTTGATGTCAACTTTCAGTTTCGCCTACAGGTCATGATAAGCAAAGTGATTGGTAATATTTTGATATTCCGCAGGCGATACAATGGCGTGGTTTGGAAACATCGCCTTGAGCACCTCATGAACACACAACAGTACGCAGCGGTCATCCATGATCATATGGCAGTCCTGGGCCTACATAACTTGAAGTATGATGCGACACTCTTGCAAAAGCTCGAGACATTCTTCACCGAAGCCACCCATTATGGCAACAAAGGCGAGCAGTGGTGGTTAACCTTCGATGAACTCGATACTAAGACGCCGAACATAAGGGACGTAGAATGGCACCCTCTCCTGAACAGGCAATACAGCATTACGCTCAGACGCCGTTGGAATCCTAAAGACTGGGTGGTAGTTGAAGACTCCCTCCTCCTGACAAAGCTCGACGAGCTCTTCCGCACGTACAACCAATCGGAGATTTTCATGGGCACTGCCTGGATGTTTATCCAGTCTCACCTTTGGGCGGCGACGGGGAAACCAGAGCTCATGTTCCGTGACAACGTCAACGAGAACAGGCAGCTTGCCTGCCTGGAGTACGTGAACTCTATTTTCGGGCTTCTCAGCTCCACCGAATACTTAACGCAGCTCTTCCCGACGAATGAGACCCGCCGCGGCGTCTACCGCTTCACGCAAAGCCTCAAAAACGAATTCGTATCGAAAGTGAATAGAGCCGCTTGGATCGACCGAGAAATCGCTGGAATGGCAATACGCAAGATCAAGAACACGGAATTGAACATCTTGCCATCCGAGCAGTTTTTTGTTTCGTATCAACGCGCCGCTCTTTACGGGATATTTCCCGATACTAGTAATTTTTCATTCGTGATTAGCTGGCTTGTTAGCGCGGAGAAGTACGGGAGGCTACAAAACGATGCACGCTTTTACGATATATACCAAAAGAGACGCACTTTTCACCAACAACCCTATACGTATGCGTACCTTCCCAATTCAGTTGACGCTGTCATGGTGGCGTTTGAAGCGCCGCTTTTCTACATAAATGGAACCTTCGCAATGAACTACGCCGGCTCGGGGTTTATGCTGGCCAGAGAGATCGCCAAAACAATCGACCCGCTAGGTACGACGGTGAACCTCGATGGTGAAAACATTGCCTGGTGGGGCAAGACACATTCGGCCGAGTACTACCACCGCATGCAGTGCCAATTAGGCCAGGAGTCCGGACTGCCAGAGATGGGTGTCTTCCCTGCGATACCGGCGCTGGAGGTCTCCTTCTCGGCGTTCAAAACGACCATCCAGCAGCACTTCAACCGTTCCGATGCCGTTAATGACTTGCGACTTGAAGGCCTTGGAGAATACGGTGAAGACCAGGTGTTCTTCATGACCTACTGCTACGCACTCTGCTCTAAAGAAGGCGACATTAGCAGCCAACAAGAGTGCAACGTGCCGCTCCGGCACTTTTATCCTTTTGCAGAGGCCTTCAAATGTCCCGAGGGGTCGCCCATGAATTCGAAAACAAAATGCACATTTTTTGATTGA